In a genomic window of bacterium:
- a CDS encoding UDP-N-acetylmuramoyl-tripeptide--D-alanyl-D-alanine ligase: MKKVIQFWLKVFARLYLRKFKPKIVAVSGSVGKTSTKEAIRLALNSGFRVRASAKSYNNEIGVPLAILGFKSPAKNIFLWKWLFIKAFFGFFKRQYPQVLVLEMGSDKPGDLKYLVSIAKPDIAVLTRIGAAHFQAFEDMDKLIEEKSTLIKVLRSKEWAVLNYDDEVLRELGLRSPCQVLYYGLDKKADVWAFDINIRNEKLSFKIQYKGRSYSLEIEAAGKHFVYTALAAFSVGVILGLEPSEILRNLAYFKPLPGRGRILAGKKQTLIVDESYNANPLSVQTALDFIKEIKWQGRKVLVLGDMKELGSLSHKEHLRLVPHILFADLVIFVGPEIKPAFKKAAQDGLPCFYYRRVEDLLKNLESVIKPNDLILFKASQSIRLEKAVAKILSEKYNPKEVLVRQEKEWQG; encoded by the coding sequence ATGAAAAAAGTAATTCAATTTTGGCTTAAAGTTTTTGCCCGCCTGTATCTGCGCAAATTTAAGCCTAAAATTGTGGCAGTTAGCGGTAGTGTGGGCAAAACCTCTACCAAAGAAGCGATTCGTTTGGCTTTAAATAGCGGTTTTAGGGTAAGGGCTTCGGCTAAAAGTTATAACAATGAAATAGGGGTTCCTCTGGCAATTTTAGGTTTTAAAAGCCCGGCAAAGAATATTTTTCTTTGGAAGTGGCTGTTTATTAAAGCCTTTTTTGGTTTTTTTAAGCGCCAATATCCCCAAGTTTTGGTTTTGGAGATGGGGTCTGATAAACCCGGAGATTTAAAGTATTTAGTAAGTATTGCTAAACCTGATATTGCCGTACTTACCCGCATTGGAGCGGCTCACTTTCAAGCTTTTGAAGATATGGATAAGCTGATTGAAGAAAAGAGCACTTTGATAAAAGTTTTGCGATCAAAAGAGTGGGCGGTTTTGAATTACGACGACGAGGTCCTTAGGGAATTGGGTTTAAGGTCGCCTTGCCAGGTTCTTTATTATGGTTTGGATAAAAAGGCTGATGTCTGGGCTTTTGACATAAATATCAGAAACGAAAAGCTGAGTTTTAAGATTCAATACAAAGGGCGGTCTTATTCTTTAGAGATTGAAGCGGCTGGTAAGCACTTTGTTTATACTGCTTTAGCTGCTTTTTCTGTAGGTGTAATTTTAGGGCTGGAGCCTTCTGAGATATTGCGAAATCTTGCTTATTTTAAACCTTTGCCCGGCAGAGGAAGAATTTTAGCTGGCAAAAAACAGACTCTTATTGTTGATGAAAGCTACAACGCTAATCCGCTCTCAGTGCAAACAGCATTAGATTTTATTAAAGAGATTAAGTGGCAGGGAAGAAAGGTGTTGGTTTTGGGGGATATGAAGGAACTCGGCAGTCTTTCACATAAAGAGCATTTGCGTTTAGTGCCGCATATTCTTTTTGCTGATTTAGTGATTTTTGTAGGGCCAGAGATTAAGCCTGCTTTTAAAAAAGCAGCTCAAGATGGTTTGCCTTGTTTTTACTACCGGAGGGTGGAGGATCTGTTAAAGAATTTAGAGAGTGTTATTAAGCCCAATGATTTAATTCTCTTTAAAGCCTCGCAGAGCATTAGGTTGGAGAAGGCGGTTGCTAAGATTTTGTCAGAGAAGTATAATCCAAAAGAGGTGTTGGTAAGGCAGGAAAAAGAGTGGCAAGGATAG